One region of Wyeomyia smithii strain HCP4-BCI-WySm-NY-G18 chromosome 3, ASM2978416v1, whole genome shotgun sequence genomic DNA includes:
- the LOC129732532 gene encoding uncharacterized protein LOC129732532, whose protein sequence is MTRNTFLSLSIILAIVVCEAHALTCTACDGKADCESGGRSVECTVARVANIHKLYSYVNPSLNAELPQDPEFTCFRMLMDYESPLTGSLISVVQRDCAIKQAKFCKYGNWVNSDFFACRSCTGDNCNAVRKT, encoded by the exons ATGACGCGAAACACTTTTCTTTCCCTTTCAATAATACTGGCAATCGTCGTGTGTGAAG CACATGCCTTAACCTGCACGGCTTGCGACGGTAAGGCCGATTGTGAGTCCGGAGGACGATCGGTCGAGTGTACGGTCGCACGGGTTGCCAACATACATAAGTTGTATTCGTATGTTAACCCATCGCTAAACGCCGAGTTACCGCAAGATCCCGAATTCACCTGCTTCCGCATGCTCATGGATTACGAAAGTCCACTAACGGGAAGCCTGATCAGTGTAGTTCAACGGGATTGTGCCATCAAGCAGGCTAAGTTTTGCAAATACGGGAACTGGGTGAACAGTGACTTTTTCGCCTGTAGAAGCTGCACAGGGGATAATTGCAACGCGGTTCGGAAGACATAG